From a region of the Mytilus galloprovincialis chromosome 3, xbMytGall1.hap1.1, whole genome shotgun sequence genome:
- the LOC143068095 gene encoding uncharacterized protein LOC143068095, whose product MAMKTYMVIFFSLLKSVISQDSSSIMPSMSESMSMMSDSIMPMSSSAMSWSYMISGTLLSEECECPISEMFSKSMTQYQSASFDTTILVQSSDSYDMMSVSDSYSMMSMSDSYDMMSMSDQSPSYSMTSVLLEQSMVSSSDWMSHQCQCSSETISMMSMSSLYTDSSFLIEPSSTMYMEPTSMVSMEPSMELSSMISMEQSSMMSMEPSIMSMEPSSMSMEASMMSMEPSSMMSMEASMMSMEPSSMSMEPSMMSMEPSMEPSMMSMEPSMVSMESSMMSMEPSMMSMEPSSMMSMEPSMMSVEPSMMSMEPSMEPSMMSMELSMMSMEPSMVSMEPSMMSMEPSSMMSMEPSMMSMEPSMMSVEPSMMSMEPSMEPSMMSMEPSMMSMEPSMVSMEPSMVAMESSLMSMEPSMMSMEPSMMSMEPSMMSMEPSMMSIEPSMMSMEPSMMSVEASMSMTPSMMSMDPSMSMEPSMSLEPSTSMEPSMPVEPSMSMDPSMSMEPSMSLEPSMSMELSMSMQPSMMSMEPSMSMEPSMVSMEPSSVMSMEPSSMVSMEPSSVTSIEPSSNMAIEPSSVMSMGPSMMSMEPSSIMAMEPSSMMSMEPSSIVAMEPSSMMSMQPSSLMSSFVMYSSATEMLSNSVETPQSSVIPSEMSDTPLNTMSSSITPSSSSSIMPTSSVTVNTVQYIVNNCYNSSDTLQCLIGNYLPACQSSADVECVISEIEAASCVNSTMVNETCMENTYGACLISNLNTALTCLKNSVGAGSCLSSSDATQCLINAFSAGYSVLTGDSHYRLFIEVVCALIVISIQKLWITGFL is encoded by the exons ATGGCAATGAAAACTTACATGGTTATTTTCTTCAGTCTGTTAAAATCAGTAATCAGTCAAG attCAAGCTCTATAATGCCATCTATGTCCGAAAGTATGTCTATGATGTCAGACAGCATCATGCCAATGTCCTCATCAGCAATGTCATGGTCTTATATGATCTCCGGTACTCTTCTATCTGAAGAATGTGAATGTCCTATATCTGAAATGTTTTCAAAGTCAATGACACAATACCAATCTGCATCATTTGATACGACAATATTAGTTCAATCATCAGATTCATATGATATGATGTCAGTGTCAGATTCATATTCCATGATGTCAATGTCAGATTCATATGATATGATGTCAATGTCAGATCAGTCACCATCATATTCCATGACATCGGTCCTTTTAGAACAATCTATGGTATCTTCGTCTGATTGGATGTCACATCAATGTCAGTGCAGTTCCGAAACAATAAGCATGATGTCTATGTCCTCTTTGTATACGGACTCTTCATTTCTAATTGAACCATCTTCAACTATGTATATGGAACCTACATCAATGGTGTCAATGGAACCATCAATGGAACTTTCGTCAATGATTTCAATGGAACAATCGTCAATGATGTCAATGGAACCATCTATTATGTCAATGGAACCGTCGTCTATGTCAATGGAAGCGTCTATGATGTCAATGGAACCGTCGTCTATGATGTCAATGGAAGCATCTATGATGTCAATGGAACCGTCGTCTATGTCAATGGAACCATCTATGATGTCAATGGAACCGTCAATGGAACCGTCTATGATGTCAATGGAACCATCTATGGTGTCGATGGAATCATCTATGATGTCAATGGAACCATCTATGATGTCAATGGAACCGTCGTCTATGATGTCAATGGAACCATCTATGATGTCAGTAGAACCATCTATGATGTCAATGGAACCGTCAATGGAACCGTCTATGATGTCAATGGAACTGTCTATGATGTCAATGGAACCATCTATGGTGTCGATGGAACCATCTATGATGTCAATGGAACCGTCGTCTATGATGTCAATGGAACCATCTATGATGTCAATGGAACCGTCTATGATGTCAGTGGAACCATCTATGATGTCAATGGAACCGTCAATGGAACCGTCTATGATGTCAATGGAACCGTCTATGATGTCAATGGAACCATCTATGGTGTCGATGGAACCATCTATGGTGGCGATGGAATCATCTTTGATGTCAATGGAACCATCTATGATGTCAATGGAACCATCTATGATGTCAATGGAACCATCTATGATGTCAATGGAACCATCTATGATGTCAATAGAACCATCTATGATGTCAATGGAACCATCTATGATGTCAGTGGAGGCATCTATGTCAATGACACCATCTATGATGTCAATGGATCCATCTATGTCAATGGAGCCATCTATGTCGTTGGAGCCATCTACGTCTATGGAGCCATCTATGCCAGTGGAGCCATCTATGTCAATGGATCCATCTATGTCAATGGAGCCATCTATGTCGTTGGAGCCATCTATGTCAATGGAGCTGTCTATGTCAATGCAGCCATCTATGATGTCGATGGAGCCATCTATGTCAATGGAACCGTCTATGGTGTCAATGGAACCGTCTTCCGTGATGTCAATGGAACCGTCGTCAATGGTATCAATGGAACCGTCTTCCGTGACGTCAATTGAACCGTCGTCAAATATGGCAATTGAACCGTCATCAGTGATGTCGATGGGACCATCTATGATGTCAATGGAACCGTCGTCAATAATGGCAATGGAACCGTCATCAATGATGTCGATGGAACCTTCGTCAATAGTGGCAATGGAACCGTCGTCCATGATGTCAATGCAACCGTCGTCTCTGATGTCATCTTTTGTGATGTACTCGTCAGCGACAGAAATGTTATCAAATTCTGTCGAAACACCACAATCCTCTGTTATTCCGTCAGAGATGTCGGACACACCATTGAATACAATGTCAAGCTCAATAACACCATCATCTAGTTCATCCATCATGCCTACATCAAGCGTAACAGTGAACACTGTACAGTATATAGTAAACAATTGCTATAATTCATCTGATACTTTGCAATGTTTGATTGGCAATTACTTACCAG CATGTCAGTCATCTGCAGATGTTGAGTGCGTAATTTCTGAAATAGAAGCTGCTT cgtgtgtaaaTTCAACCATGGTTAATGAAACTTGCATGGAAAATACGTATGGAG caTGTTTAATATCAAATCTGAACACAGCCTTGACATGTTTGAAGAACAGTGTAGGAGCTGGTT CTTGTCTTTCTTCAAGTGATGCTACTCAGTGTCTTATAAACGCTTTTTCGGCAG GTTACTCAGTACTGACAGGAGACTCTCACTATCGCCTGTTTATAGAAGTAGTATGTGCACTGATAGTAATCTCTATACAAAAACTGTGGATAACTGGTTTTCTATAA